One region of Streptomyces davaonensis JCM 4913 genomic DNA includes:
- a CDS encoding DUF952 domain-containing protein, whose amino-acid sequence MSDPILHLTQRYQWDAARAQGVYEISTRGRTLQQEGFIHCSTRTQLPRTAAAFYADLDDLVVLVVDPDRLAVPVRYEAAEPGGEEFPHVYGPIPVEAVVGVEPWR is encoded by the coding sequence ATGAGCGATCCGATCCTGCATCTCACCCAGCGGTACCAGTGGGACGCGGCCCGTGCGCAGGGCGTGTACGAGATCTCGACGCGCGGCAGGACCCTCCAGCAGGAGGGGTTCATCCACTGCTCCACGCGCACCCAACTCCCGCGCACCGCGGCGGCCTTCTACGCGGATCTGGACGACCTCGTGGTCCTGGTGGTCGACCCCGACCGGCTCGCCGTGCCCGTGCGCTACGAGGCGGCCGAGCCCGGTGGCGAGGAGTTCCCGCACGTGTACGGGCCGATCCCGGTGGAGGCCGTGGTGGGGGTGG
- a CDS encoding RNA polymerase sigma factor, whose translation MSATVEDLLRDNAPQVLGALVRRYGHFDAAEDAVQEALLAAAGQWPSAGVPDNPRGWLIKVASRRLMDALRAEDARRAREEKALALGERLASGADRAPREDDSLSLLFLCCHPDLTPPAQIALTLRAVGGLTTAEIARAYLVPEATMAQRISRAKQKVRGVGFDRPDNWADRLPAVLHTLYLVFNEGYTATSGASLQRRELAGEAIRLARMVHRLLPDTGEVTGLLALMLLTDARRDARTGPKGDLVPLDEQDRDRWDKAAIEEGVALITHALSTGPAGPYQLRAAIAAVHDEAPSADATDWREILGLYDVLVGLVPGPVERLNRAVAVAMVRGPAAGLAEVDALEGELGHRRDAVRGHLLERAGAYEEARAAYESAAEQTMSLPEQRYLRGRAARLGP comes from the coding sequence GTGAGCGCCACCGTCGAGGACCTGCTGCGCGACAACGCGCCGCAGGTCCTCGGTGCGCTCGTGCGCCGGTACGGCCATTTCGACGCCGCCGAGGACGCCGTACAGGAGGCGCTGCTCGCCGCGGCCGGGCAGTGGCCCTCGGCCGGGGTGCCGGACAACCCGCGCGGGTGGCTGATAAAGGTGGCCTCGCGGCGGCTGATGGACGCGCTGCGGGCGGAGGACGCCCGGCGGGCGCGGGAGGAGAAGGCGCTGGCCCTCGGGGAGCGCCTCGCCTCCGGTGCGGACCGCGCGCCCCGCGAGGACGACTCGCTCTCCCTGCTCTTCCTGTGCTGCCACCCCGATCTGACCCCGCCCGCGCAGATCGCGCTCACCCTGCGCGCGGTCGGCGGTCTGACCACGGCGGAGATCGCCCGCGCCTATCTGGTGCCCGAGGCGACCATGGCCCAGCGGATCAGCCGGGCCAAGCAGAAGGTGCGCGGGGTGGGCTTCGACCGCCCCGACAACTGGGCGGACCGGCTGCCCGCCGTACTGCACACCCTCTACCTGGTCTTCAACGAGGGCTATACGGCGACCTCCGGCGCGAGCCTCCAGCGGCGCGAACTGGCGGGCGAGGCGATCCGGCTGGCCCGGATGGTCCACAGGCTGCTCCCGGACACCGGCGAGGTGACCGGACTGCTCGCCCTGATGCTGCTCACCGACGCCCGCCGCGACGCCCGCACCGGACCGAAGGGCGATCTGGTGCCCCTCGACGAACAGGACCGCGACCGCTGGGACAAGGCCGCGATCGAGGAGGGCGTCGCCCTGATCACCCACGCCCTGTCCACCGGCCCCGCCGGCCCCTACCAACTGCGCGCCGCCATCGCCGCCGTGCACGACGAGGCACCCAGTGCGGACGCCACGGACTGGCGGGAGATCCTCGGCCTGTACGACGTGCTGGTGGGCCTCGTCCCCGGGCCCGTCGAGCGCCTGAACCGCGCGGTTGCCGTCGCCATGGTGCGCGGGCCCGCGGCAGGGCTCGCCGAAGTGGACGCGCTGGAGGGGGAGCTGGGGCACCGGCGGGACGCCGTACGGGGGCATCTGCTGGAGCGGGCCGGGGCCTACGAGGAGGCGCGGGCCGCCTACGAGTCGGCGGCCGAGCAGACCATGAGCCTGCCCGAACAGCGGTATCTGCGAGGGCGGGCGGCGCGGCTGGGACCGTAA
- a CDS encoding YciI family protein, which yields MKYLVMVQGSQADYEAQKGRASENSPAWTEQDIQAMFAFMGAINDDLAESGELVDAQGLVEPARTRHVSLGADGKPVITDGPYGETKELLAGYWVLDCASLERVTEIAARVLECPQPAGAPVYPVVIRPIGEGTGDV from the coding sequence ATGAAGTATCTGGTCATGGTGCAGGGCAGCCAGGCGGACTACGAGGCCCAGAAGGGCAGGGCCTCGGAGAACTCGCCGGCCTGGACCGAGCAGGACATCCAGGCGATGTTCGCGTTCATGGGTGCGATCAACGACGACCTCGCCGAGAGCGGCGAACTGGTCGATGCCCAGGGCCTGGTCGAGCCCGCCCGCACCCGGCACGTCAGCCTCGGCGCGGACGGCAAGCCCGTCATCACCGATGGCCCGTACGGCGAGACCAAGGAGCTGCTGGCCGGCTACTGGGTCCTGGACTGCGCGAGCCTGGAGCGCGTCACCGAGATCGCCGCCCGCGTCCTCGAGTGCCCCCAGCCCGCCGGGGCGCCCGTCTACCCGGTGGTCATCCGGCCCATCGGCGAGGGCACCGGAGACGTCTGA
- a CDS encoding dihydrofolate reductase family protein — translation MRKLTYFVACSIDGFIGDPNGDATSMFAYLDEEFLGYLGSTWPETVAVQGREQLGLKDAENLHFDTVIQGRASYQLALDMGVTSPYGHLREYVASRSLGPSKDPNVTVIEDDLVGRIRELKAEESDLGIWLCGGSQVAGELLDEIDELVIKTYPQVYGAGMPMFGAGFAVTDFALEGIRTFGNGVLVRTYARKR, via the coding sequence TTGCGAAAGCTCACGTACTTCGTCGCCTGCTCCATCGACGGCTTCATCGGCGACCCGAACGGCGACGCCACCTCGATGTTCGCCTACCTGGACGAGGAGTTCCTCGGCTATCTCGGCTCCACCTGGCCGGAGACCGTCGCCGTCCAGGGCCGCGAACAGCTCGGCCTCAAGGACGCCGAGAACCTGCACTTCGACACGGTGATCCAGGGCCGCGCCAGCTACCAGCTCGCCCTCGACATGGGCGTCACCAGCCCGTACGGCCATCTGCGCGAGTACGTCGCCTCGCGCTCCCTCGGCCCCTCGAAGGACCCGAACGTCACCGTGATCGAGGACGACCTGGTCGGCCGGATCCGCGAGCTGAAGGCCGAGGAGAGCGACCTCGGCATCTGGCTCTGCGGAGGCTCCCAGGTCGCGGGCGAACTGCTCGACGAGATCGACGAGTTGGTGATCAAGACCTATCCGCAGGTGTACGGCGCGGGCATGCCGATGTTCGGCGCCGGGTTCGCCGTCACCGACTTCGCTCTGGAGGGGATCCGCACGTTCGGTAACGGAGTGCTTGTCCGCACCTACGCACGGAAGCGCTGA
- a CDS encoding TetR/AcrR family transcriptional regulator → MARNPERRAALVDAGVEVLAREGARGLTFRAVDSEAGVPVGTASNYFTGRDDLLRQIDARLHTRLAPDPAVIAELLERPRDRALVTAFMHDLMGRATRDRTGYLALLEMRLEATRRPELRDSYTKSVRGDLTEGMDFHRNAGLPGGDETVTVLYLAMLGLILEHLTLPGVLDGVLPGVGVPEGLIERIVETVVPQA, encoded by the coding sequence TTGGCCAGGAATCCGGAGCGCCGGGCCGCTCTCGTGGACGCCGGGGTGGAGGTGCTGGCGCGGGAAGGGGCGCGCGGGCTGACGTTCCGCGCGGTGGACTCCGAGGCGGGGGTGCCGGTGGGCACCGCCTCCAACTACTTCACCGGCCGCGACGACCTGCTCCGCCAGATCGACGCGCGGCTGCACACCCGGCTGGCGCCCGACCCCGCGGTCATCGCCGAGCTGCTGGAGCGCCCCAGGGACCGGGCGCTGGTCACGGCGTTCATGCACGACCTGATGGGCCGCGCGACCCGCGACCGCACCGGCTATCTGGCGCTGCTGGAGATGCGCCTGGAGGCCACCCGCCGGCCCGAACTGCGCGACTCCTACACCAAGTCCGTGCGCGGTGACCTGACCGAGGGCATGGACTTCCACCGGAACGCCGGTCTCCCCGGCGGCGACGAGACCGTCACGGTGCTCTATCTCGCCATGCTCGGCCTGATCCTCGAGCACCTGACCCTGCCGGGGGTGCTGGACGGAGTACTGCCGGGGGTGGGCGTTCCGGAGGGTCTGATCGAACGGATCGTGGAGACGGTGGTGCCTCAGGCCTGA
- a CDS encoding GNAT family N-acetyltransferase, with protein sequence MGVVIRTATGADRELVVGLLDEAFQDDPVSGWVFPGAEYRRATHHRLMAAFTDIVLDAGRIDLTEDGSACALWMPTPAGEHDEDDDGPALVREAVDPANERVELIGRLTAEIHPAERAHEYLWMIGVRPGRQGEGLGGALIGSVLDRCDDDGVPAYLEASSARSRRLYERLGFELLGSPLELPDGPPMFPMWREPRATAS encoded by the coding sequence ATGGGTGTGGTGATCCGGACGGCGACCGGGGCTGATCGGGAGCTGGTCGTGGGGCTGTTGGACGAGGCGTTCCAGGACGATCCGGTCAGCGGCTGGGTGTTCCCCGGCGCCGAGTACCGCCGGGCGACCCACCACCGCCTCATGGCGGCCTTCACCGACATAGTGCTCGACGCGGGGCGGATCGACCTGACCGAGGACGGCTCGGCCTGCGCGCTGTGGATGCCGACGCCCGCCGGGGAGCACGACGAGGACGACGACGGGCCAGCGCTGGTGCGGGAGGCCGTCGATCCGGCGAACGAGCGGGTCGAGTTGATCGGAAGGCTCACCGCGGAGATCCACCCCGCCGAGCGGGCCCATGAGTACCTGTGGATGATCGGCGTCCGGCCCGGCCGACAGGGCGAGGGGCTCGGCGGCGCGCTCATCGGCTCCGTACTCGACCGCTGTGACGACGACGGCGTCCCCGCGTACCTGGAGGCGAGCAGCGCCCGTAGCCGGAGGCTGTACGAGCGGCTCGGCTTCGAACTCCTCGGCAGCCCCCTCGAACTGCCCGACGGCCCGCCGATGTTCCCGATGTGGCGCGAGCCCCGGGCCACCGCAAGCTAG